A part of Saccharomonospora amisosensis genomic DNA contains:
- a CDS encoding acyl-CoA dehydrogenase family protein gives MSLTPTEEQVALAETIRTLLRKTEPEDAWSLLCEQVGVSGLAVPESYGGAGAGPAELAVAALETGRELTPAPLLGSTVLATQALLESADESACERLLPPMAEGRSVAALAWTGAEGRWDPRTATCTADGAVLEGTVHFVLDGDTADVLLVVARVDDELALFEVEPSGQGVSRRHTPTMDASRRLAEVTLTRAVGRRIGTGDFRPALHRVRDLACAILAAEQAGAAERALEMTVAYTKEREQFGRPIGGFQALKHRMADMYVLVETARSAALAAATFAEDRERLAAVAKVHCSRALSTVAAEMIQLHGGIGITWEHPAHRYFKRAHSSEQLLGRPHEHLARVTARP, from the coding sequence ATGTCCCTCACACCAACCGAGGAGCAGGTTGCCCTCGCCGAGACGATTCGAACGCTGTTGCGCAAGACCGAGCCTGAGGATGCCTGGTCACTGCTGTGTGAGCAGGTCGGGGTGTCGGGGTTGGCCGTTCCGGAGAGCTACGGCGGCGCGGGAGCGGGCCCTGCCGAGTTGGCCGTAGCGGCGCTGGAGACGGGCAGGGAGCTCACTCCCGCTCCCCTGCTCGGTTCGACCGTGCTCGCCACGCAGGCTCTGCTGGAGTCAGCGGACGAGTCGGCCTGTGAACGGCTGCTGCCACCGATGGCCGAGGGCAGGAGCGTCGCCGCGCTCGCGTGGACGGGCGCCGAGGGACGCTGGGACCCTCGGACGGCTACGTGTACCGCCGATGGCGCCGTTCTGGAGGGGACGGTGCACTTCGTGCTCGACGGCGACACCGCCGATGTGCTGCTCGTCGTCGCCCGCGTGGACGACGAGCTGGCGCTGTTCGAGGTGGAGCCCTCCGGGCAGGGGGTGAGCCGCAGGCATACGCCCACCATGGACGCCTCACGCAGGCTCGCCGAGGTGACGCTGACGAGGGCCGTCGGGCGCCGAATTGGCACCGGCGACTTCCGACCCGCGCTGCACCGCGTGCGTGATCTCGCCTGCGCGATTCTGGCCGCGGAGCAGGCGGGAGCGGCCGAACGAGCCTTGGAGATGACGGTGGCCTACACCAAGGAACGTGAGCAGTTCGGCCGCCCCATCGGCGGTTTCCAGGCGCTCAAGCACCGCATGGCCGACATGTACGTGCTCGTGGAAACCGCCCGCTCCGCCGCGCTGGCCGCCGCGACATTCGCCGAAGACCGCGAGCGACTCGCCGCCGTGGCGAAGGTGCACTGCTCGCGGGCGCTGTCGACCGTCGCGGCGGAGATGATCCAGCTACACGGCGGCATCGGGATCACCTGGGAACACCCGGCACATCGCTACTTCAAGCGCGCGCACTCCAGCGAGCAGCTGCTCGGCAGGCCGCACGAGCACCTTGCCAGGGTCACCGCCCGTCCCTGA
- a CDS encoding lipid-transfer protein produces MTGISNAAAIAGIGATEFSKNSGRSELRLACEAVLAAIADAGLEPSDVDGLVTFTADTNSEIHIARNTGIGELKHFSRVHYGGGAACGTIAQAAMAIATGVAEVVVCYRAFNERSGERYGLGQADRPLGSSADRAAYSWMTPFGLSTPAQWVAMFARRYMHEYGATSEDFGRVAVAMRKHAANNPAAWFYQRPITLADHQASRWIAEPLHLLDCCQETDGGQAIVVVSAERARDLPQPPAYIAAAAQGSGVDQHMMTSYYRPSISGIPEMGLVGTQLYEQSGLSPNSIDAAILYDHFTPLLLPQLEELGFCGRGEAKDFVADRNLELGGRLPCNTHGGQLGEAYLHGMNGIAEAVRLLRGTSVNQPDKVSNVVVTAGTGVPTSGLILSADV; encoded by the coding sequence GTGACCGGCATCTCCAACGCCGCCGCGATCGCGGGTATCGGAGCCACCGAGTTCTCGAAGAACTCCGGCCGTAGCGAGCTGCGGCTGGCATGTGAGGCAGTGCTGGCCGCCATCGCGGACGCGGGACTTGAACCATCCGATGTGGATGGTCTGGTCACGTTCACGGCCGACACCAACTCCGAGATCCACATTGCCCGTAACACCGGCATCGGGGAACTGAAGCACTTCTCTCGGGTCCACTACGGCGGCGGCGCCGCCTGCGGAACCATCGCCCAGGCCGCGATGGCGATCGCGACCGGCGTCGCCGAGGTCGTGGTGTGCTACCGAGCCTTCAACGAACGCTCGGGGGAACGCTACGGGCTCGGCCAGGCTGACCGTCCGCTGGGCAGCAGTGCCGACCGTGCGGCCTACTCGTGGATGACCCCGTTCGGACTTTCCACCCCGGCGCAGTGGGTGGCGATGTTCGCGCGGCGTTACATGCACGAGTACGGGGCCACCAGCGAGGACTTCGGGCGGGTCGCGGTCGCGATGCGCAAGCATGCGGCCAACAATCCCGCGGCGTGGTTCTACCAGCGCCCGATAACCCTCGCCGATCACCAGGCGTCCAGGTGGATCGCCGAGCCGCTGCACCTGCTGGACTGTTGCCAGGAAACCGACGGTGGGCAGGCGATCGTGGTGGTGTCCGCGGAGCGGGCCCGCGACCTGCCGCAGCCACCTGCCTACATCGCCGCGGCGGCCCAGGGTTCCGGCGTGGACCAACACATGATGACGAGCTACTACCGCCCGTCCATCTCCGGCATCCCCGAGATGGGACTCGTCGGCACCCAGCTCTACGAGCAGAGTGGGCTGAGCCCGAACAGCATCGACGCGGCCATCCTCTACGACCACTTCACACCGTTGCTGCTTCCGCAGTTGGAGGAGTTGGGATTCTGTGGGCGGGGCGAGGCCAAGGACTTCGTCGCCGACCGCAACCTGGAACTCGGCGGTAGGCTGCCGTGCAACACTCACGGCGGCCAGTTGGGCGAGGCGTACCTGCACGGGATGAACGGCATCGCCGAGGCGGTGCGGCTGCTCAGGGGCACCTCGGTGAACCAGCCGGACAAAGTGTCGAACGTTGTGGTCACGGCGGGCACCGGAGTGCCGACCAGCGGCCTCATCCTGAGTGCGGACGTGTGA
- a CDS encoding HNH endonuclease signature motif containing protein → MSDTHSFEATASPEAVAGLADGELLTALRELEVLSRRVYAALLRVIAEIESRGTAQALGYAGAGALLRDVGNHNPGHVRRLLAHTRALHRLHTPSGTRIEAKLPHVAAALGEGELGAEHVEAIRAALEALPSAVSTPDRAITESILCEAATSSEPRIVTKLGREIRARLDPDGDRPAETELTRPDRWLELRPRPDGGVTGMFGLDPEAGALLTALLSPHTAPRVDEQGPDRRDRDERYGDALVDVLHLAARCPEAPSEAGEPVTLPVTTHLSELRQGIGRGLVDGHPNLPVAQLRRMACDCNALPVVLGSRGETLDIGRASRTVPRRIRRALVHRDVGCTFPGCDRKAKWCQAHHIVHWADGGPTALHNLVLVCSAHHRVLHHTDWEVTLINGRPWYLPPSYVDPGRLPRRNTLHTVRAGAGPLPFRPPNDKASCYGGIHEPVHDKKEVALQ, encoded by the coding sequence GTGTCCGATACGCATTCCTTTGAAGCGACCGCCTCGCCCGAGGCCGTTGCCGGACTCGCCGACGGCGAGCTCCTCACAGCGCTGCGAGAGCTCGAGGTGTTGAGCCGGCGGGTATACGCCGCCTTGCTGCGGGTGATCGCCGAGATCGAATCGCGGGGAACGGCTCAGGCACTGGGCTACGCCGGAGCAGGCGCTCTGCTGCGCGATGTCGGCAACCACAACCCCGGCCACGTCCGACGGCTCCTCGCGCACACCCGTGCGCTCCACCGCTTGCACACGCCATCAGGCACACGAATCGAGGCGAAACTGCCGCACGTCGCGGCGGCGCTGGGGGAAGGCGAGCTTGGCGCCGAACACGTCGAGGCGATCCGGGCGGCGCTGGAAGCACTGCCGTCCGCGGTATCCACACCAGACCGCGCGATCACCGAATCCATTCTGTGCGAGGCAGCGACCAGCAGCGAGCCGCGGATCGTCACCAAGCTTGGGCGTGAGATCCGCGCGAGACTCGACCCGGACGGCGATCGGCCTGCCGAAACGGAACTGACGAGACCGGATCGTTGGCTGGAACTGCGTCCGCGTCCCGATGGTGGCGTCACGGGCATGTTCGGACTTGATCCAGAGGCTGGCGCATTGCTGACCGCGCTGCTGTCACCCCACACCGCGCCTCGCGTCGACGAGCAGGGACCGGACCGACGCGACCGTGACGAGCGCTACGGCGACGCCCTGGTGGACGTGCTGCATCTGGCCGCGCGCTGTCCCGAGGCGCCAAGCGAAGCGGGAGAACCGGTGACCCTACCGGTCACCACTCACCTCAGTGAGCTGCGGCAAGGGATCGGCCGGGGGCTGGTGGACGGTCACCCAAACCTGCCCGTGGCGCAGCTCCGGCGTATGGCCTGTGACTGCAATGCCTTGCCGGTTGTGCTCGGCAGTCGGGGAGAGACTTTGGACATCGGGCGTGCGAGCCGCACCGTTCCTCGCCGAATCCGCCGCGCGCTTGTTCATCGGGACGTCGGCTGCACCTTCCCCGGATGTGACCGGAAAGCAAAATGGTGCCAGGCGCATCACATCGTTCACTGGGCGGACGGTGGCCCCACGGCCCTGCACAACCTCGTCCTCGTCTGCTCGGCACACCATCGCGTGCTGCACCACACGGACTGGGAGGTCACCCTGATCAACGGGAGGCCTTGGTACCTACCACCCTCCTACGTCGATCCCGGTCGCCTACCTCGCCGCAACACACTGCACACGGTCCGCGCCGGTGCTGGGCCGCTGCCTTTCCGGCCACCCAACGACAAGGCTTCCTGCTACGGAGGGATTCACGAACCCGTTCACGACAAGAAAGAGGTGGCGCTCCAATGA
- a CDS encoding bifunctional MaoC family dehydratase N-terminal/OB-fold nucleic acid binding domain-containing protein, translating into MSETFEQRLRSFVGRELRPVQRAQDEVNVPMIRHWVEAMGDANPIYLDAHTARATGRPDVVAPAAMMQAWTMRGYAATQAPSSGTDAQAELFALLDEAGFTSVVATDSEFEFFRELIPGDRVSVSETLESVSPQKRTALGTGHFLTSLRTYTDDAGAVVATQRWRLLRFRPADEPERDEPSVPRPRPALNQDNVFWFDACREHRLLIQRCTSCDSLRHPPGPCCPECGSFDWDTVRASGQATVYSYVVAHHPKHPAFEYPLIVAVVELVEGTRLITNLVGIAPEEVEIGMPVRLEWLDADDELTLPVFRPVAPGSAHVGKEG; encoded by the coding sequence ATGAGCGAGACGTTCGAGCAGCGGCTGCGGTCGTTCGTCGGCCGCGAGCTGCGTCCGGTGCAGCGCGCGCAGGACGAGGTCAACGTGCCCATGATCCGGCACTGGGTCGAGGCCATGGGCGACGCCAACCCGATCTACCTCGACGCCCACACCGCCCGCGCCACCGGCCGCCCGGACGTGGTCGCGCCCGCGGCGATGATGCAGGCCTGGACCATGCGCGGTTACGCGGCCACCCAGGCACCGAGCAGTGGAACGGATGCTCAGGCGGAGTTGTTCGCGTTGCTCGACGAGGCGGGCTTCACCTCGGTGGTGGCCACCGACTCGGAATTCGAGTTCTTCCGCGAGCTGATTCCCGGTGACCGGGTGAGCGTGTCTGAGACGCTGGAGTCGGTGTCGCCGCAGAAGCGGACGGCGTTGGGAACCGGCCACTTCCTCACCAGTCTGCGCACCTACACCGATGACGCAGGCGCGGTCGTGGCTACGCAACGGTGGCGGTTGTTGCGATTCCGTCCCGCGGACGAGCCCGAGCGCGACGAACCCTCGGTACCGCGGCCACGCCCCGCGCTCAACCAGGACAACGTGTTCTGGTTCGACGCCTGCCGCGAGCACCGGCTGCTGATCCAGCGTTGCACCTCCTGCGATTCGCTGCGCCACCCGCCAGGGCCGTGCTGCCCCGAGTGTGGTTCGTTCGACTGGGACACCGTGCGGGCGAGCGGACAGGCCACCGTCTACAGCTACGTGGTGGCACACCATCCCAAGCACCCCGCGTTCGAGTACCCGCTCATCGTCGCGGTCGTCGAACTCGTGGAAGGCACCCGGTTGATCACCAACCTGGTCGGCATCGCACCCGAGGAGGTCGAGATCGGCATGCCGGTGCGGCTCGAATGGCTCGACGCGGACGACGAACTGACGCTTCCGGTGTTCCGGCCCGTGGCGCCGGGCTCGGCGCACGTTGGCAAGGAGGGCTGA
- a CDS encoding acyl-CoA dehydrogenase family protein, with amino-acid sequence MDFTLGEELTAVRDLASEIFTDTATTERVRAVESTGMDEKLWHSLAEAGLLGIALPEVHGGAGLGMGGLCVVLEEQGKRVAPVPLWPSAVAALVLAAHGSEQQRELLSSVADGSARLTLALEEFGAADPASPECVAERAGSRWSLTGNKASVPVPEGARAILVSATGDEGARLFLVDPAAPGLSWEAADTTSHQPCGHLRLDGAPAHAVGEPAALHDALHRAYVALAAVQLGVAEGALRHAASYLSERKQFGRPLATFQAVAHQLADCYIDIEAMSVTMWNAATHLDAGEPAERVALVAKWWATDAGQQVVHRVQHLHGGIGVDIDYPVHRHYLWGKQIAGTLGGPSADLARLGSVLATTEVTTA; translated from the coding sequence ATGGACTTCACCCTGGGCGAGGAACTCACGGCGGTGAGGGATCTCGCGTCGGAGATCTTCACCGACACCGCCACCACGGAACGGGTCCGTGCCGTCGAGAGCACCGGGATGGACGAGAAGCTGTGGCACTCACTCGCCGAAGCGGGTCTGCTCGGCATCGCACTGCCGGAGGTCCACGGCGGCGCGGGCCTGGGTATGGGCGGGCTTTGCGTCGTGCTTGAGGAGCAGGGAAAGCGGGTGGCCCCAGTTCCGCTGTGGCCCTCGGCCGTGGCCGCGCTGGTGCTCGCCGCGCACGGAAGCGAGCAGCAGCGCGAGTTGCTGTCCTCAGTGGCGGACGGTTCGGCGAGGCTCACGCTGGCGCTGGAGGAGTTCGGCGCCGCTGACCCGGCGAGCCCGGAGTGCGTCGCCGAGCGCGCAGGCAGCCGGTGGTCGCTGACGGGAAACAAGGCGTCGGTTCCCGTGCCGGAGGGGGCGCGGGCGATTCTCGTGTCAGCCACCGGTGACGAAGGCGCCAGGCTGTTCCTCGTCGACCCCGCCGCCCCCGGGCTGAGCTGGGAGGCGGCAGACACCACGAGCCACCAGCCGTGCGGACACCTACGGCTGGACGGTGCACCCGCGCATGCGGTCGGGGAACCCGCAGCCTTGCATGACGCGCTGCACCGCGCGTATGTGGCGCTCGCCGCAGTGCAACTCGGCGTCGCGGAAGGCGCACTGCGCCACGCGGCGAGCTACCTCAGCGAACGCAAGCAGTTCGGCAGGCCACTGGCGACCTTCCAGGCGGTGGCTCACCAACTCGCCGACTGCTACATCGACATCGAAGCCATGAGCGTCACCATGTGGAACGCGGCGACCCACCTCGATGCGGGCGAACCCGCCGAGCGCGTCGCCCTGGTCGCCAAGTGGTGGGCCACGGACGCGGGCCAGCAGGTGGTGCATCGGGTGCAGCACCTGCACGGTGGCATCGGCGTCGATATCGACTACCCGGTGCACCGCCACTATCTGTGGGGCAAGCAGATCGCCGGAACCCTCGGCGGCCCGAGCGCCGACCTCGCCCGGCTCGGCTCCGTGCTGGCCACCACGGAGGTGACCACCGCATGA
- a CDS encoding TetR/AcrR family transcriptional regulator, which translates to MSKHSSAGGTRVVRRVLSSNQAATRDKLIDAAIEVATESGYEGAGVREVAARAGVSPATAYQHVSSKDQLLIEALLALGDRVTENVRARQPSSSDPAGRLMEVFARIMRQAAQKPLLYQALFRAYVGGYPAVAGSDDSIGFGPERAAWIGAALRAGGSGGYGDAEIDSAARVLSTMFLGAIVGVAAGRDADEVTDILREAVHRLLPDRT; encoded by the coding sequence ATGTCAAAGCACAGTTCCGCGGGCGGTACCCGGGTGGTACGCAGGGTGCTCTCCAGCAACCAGGCGGCCACCCGGGACAAGCTCATCGACGCGGCGATCGAGGTCGCCACCGAAAGCGGTTACGAGGGCGCGGGCGTTCGGGAGGTCGCGGCCCGTGCCGGAGTGTCGCCCGCCACCGCCTACCAGCACGTCAGCTCCAAGGACCAGTTGCTGATCGAGGCGCTGCTCGCGCTCGGTGACCGCGTCACCGAGAACGTGCGTGCCCGGCAGCCCTCCAGCAGCGATCCCGCGGGGCGGTTGATGGAGGTGTTCGCACGCATCATGCGGCAGGCGGCCCAGAAACCGCTGCTGTACCAGGCTCTCTTCCGGGCCTACGTCGGCGGCTATCCCGCGGTGGCGGGATCTGACGACTCGATCGGCTTCGGACCCGAACGTGCCGCGTGGATCGGGGCCGCACTGCGGGCGGGCGGCAGCGGTGGGTACGGCGACGCCGAGATCGACTCCGCAGCCCGGGTGCTGAGCACGATGTTCCTCGGCGCGATCGTCGGCGTCGCCGCGGGCCGTGACGCCGACGAGGTGACCGACATCCTGCGCGAGGCGGTTCACCGCCTGCTTCCGGACAGGACTTGA
- a CDS encoding acyl-CoA dehydrogenase family protein encodes MQLRETPAQRRLRAELRSYFAGLFPEEVRRRAGEEGVGGQYFRDVVARLGADGWLGIGWPVEYGGRGRSMEDQFIFFDEVQRAGLPFPFVTVNTVGPTLMAQGSPEQKRRFLPGILAGEIVFAIGYTEPAAGTDLASLTTRAVRDGDDWVVDGSKIFTSGANTADYIWLACRTDPEAPKHKGISILIVDTADPGFSWSPIRTVGGMTVTATYYSGVRVPHSYLVGEVNRGWKLMTTQLNHERVGLAALGGRMTALWERVLAWAKDNGAIDTPWVRQDLARAHARLEAMQLMNWKMVRSAGDGTLSGAEAGGTKVYGTETHIEVQRLLLGVLGAAGRVRPESPGAVLSGQVEQLSRQGIVNTFGGGVNEVLRDMVAAQGLGLPRLGRGA; translated from the coding sequence ATGCAACTGCGCGAGACACCGGCGCAACGTCGGCTACGCGCCGAACTCAGGTCCTACTTCGCGGGGCTGTTCCCCGAGGAAGTGCGGCGCCGCGCGGGCGAGGAAGGTGTCGGCGGTCAGTACTTCAGGGACGTGGTGGCCAGGCTGGGTGCCGACGGCTGGCTCGGCATCGGCTGGCCAGTCGAGTACGGCGGCCGGGGACGGTCGATGGAGGACCAGTTCATCTTCTTCGACGAGGTACAGCGCGCCGGGCTGCCGTTCCCGTTCGTCACCGTGAACACGGTCGGGCCCACGCTGATGGCGCAGGGCTCGCCTGAGCAGAAGCGGCGATTCCTGCCAGGAATCCTCGCGGGCGAGATCGTGTTCGCGATCGGATACACCGAACCGGCCGCGGGTACCGACCTGGCGTCACTGACCACCAGGGCGGTGCGTGACGGGGATGACTGGGTGGTGGACGGAAGCAAGATCTTCACAAGTGGTGCCAACACGGCCGACTACATCTGGCTGGCCTGTCGCACCGATCCGGAAGCGCCGAAGCACAAGGGCATCTCCATCCTCATTGTCGACACCGCGGACCCCGGCTTCTCCTGGAGTCCGATCCGGACTGTCGGTGGCATGACGGTCACCGCCACCTACTACAGCGGGGTTCGCGTTCCGCACAGCTATCTGGTCGGCGAGGTCAACCGTGGCTGGAAGCTGATGACTACGCAGCTCAACCACGAGCGGGTGGGACTTGCCGCGTTGGGTGGGCGGATGACCGCACTCTGGGAGCGGGTGCTCGCCTGGGCGAAGGACAACGGCGCGATCGACACCCCGTGGGTGCGGCAGGACCTGGCGAGGGCACACGCGCGGCTGGAGGCGATGCAGCTGATGAACTGGAAGATGGTCCGGTCGGCGGGCGATGGAACGCTCTCCGGCGCGGAGGCGGGCGGCACGAAGGTCTACGGAACCGAGACGCACATCGAGGTGCAGCGGCTGCTGCTCGGGGTGCTCGGCGCCGCAGGCCGGGTCCGGCCCGAATCCCCTGGTGCTGTGCTGTCCGGACAGGTCGAGCAGCTCTCCCGGCAGGGCATCGTGAACACCTTCGGCGGCGGGGTTAACGAGGTGCTCCGCGACATGGTGGCGGCACAGGGGCTCGGCCTGCCTCGGCTGGGGCGTGGCGCATGA
- a CDS encoding VOC family protein: MTSKFTELAIDCADPRGLARFWCSVLDYQIQAEEDGIVTIGSAAVPEGRSRLGPVPPTLTFAYVPEGKTVKNRLHIDLNPTDRGQEEEVGRLLDLGARTVDVGQGDESWVVLADPEGNEFCVLADRQP, translated from the coding sequence ATGACAAGCAAGTTCACCGAACTCGCGATCGATTGCGCCGATCCCCGCGGTCTGGCCCGGTTCTGGTGCTCGGTGCTCGACTACCAGATCCAGGCCGAAGAGGACGGAATCGTCACCATCGGCTCAGCCGCGGTACCCGAAGGCAGGAGCCGCCTTGGCCCGGTGCCACCGACGTTGACGTTCGCGTACGTGCCAGAGGGCAAGACCGTCAAGAACCGGCTCCACATTGACCTCAACCCGACCGACAGAGGCCAGGAGGAAGAAGTCGGCCGCCTGCTCGATCTGGGTGCTCGAACCGTCGACGTCGGACAGGGCGACGAAAGCTGGGTCGTGCTCGCCGACCCGGAGGGCAACGAGTTCTGTGTTCTCGCGGATCGCCAACCCTGA
- a CDS encoding acyl-CoA dehydrogenase family protein: MDLDLDERTTAFRDEVRAWLAENVPKRPLASFDTAEGFEQHRRWEAKLADARLSVVSWPREYGGRDASLLEWVLFEEEYYAAGAPGRVGQNGIFMLAPTLFSHGTPEQRKRILPAMARGEQVWAQAWSEPEAGSDIAALRSTATRTDGGWLLSGQKVWSSRATYADRAFGLFRSDQDSERHRGLTYVMFDLRADGVRVRPIPQLDGEPGFAEIFLDEVFVPDADVIGEPGEGWRVAMTTANNERGLSLRSPGRFLAAADRLVRLWRETHGDTETALAARVADAWIQARAYQLYTFGTVTRLAEGGELGPESSVNKLFWSHLDVGLHETALELLGPDAELSGKTGWPEGWLFSLAGPIYGGTDQIQRNVVAERLLGLPRGQR, encoded by the coding sequence ATGGACCTGGATCTCGACGAACGGACGACGGCATTCCGGGACGAGGTACGCGCCTGGTTGGCGGAAAACGTTCCGAAACGCCCGCTGGCCTCCTTCGACACCGCCGAGGGGTTCGAGCAGCACCGCCGCTGGGAAGCGAAGCTGGCCGACGCACGGTTGTCGGTGGTGTCGTGGCCGCGAGAGTACGGCGGCCGGGATGCGAGCCTGCTCGAATGGGTGCTGTTCGAGGAGGAGTACTACGCGGCGGGCGCGCCGGGCAGGGTTGGCCAGAACGGCATCTTCATGCTCGCGCCGACCTTGTTCTCCCACGGCACCCCCGAGCAGCGGAAGCGCATCCTGCCCGCGATGGCTCGCGGTGAGCAGGTGTGGGCGCAGGCGTGGTCGGAGCCGGAAGCAGGTAGCGACATCGCCGCCCTGCGCAGCACCGCCACCCGTACCGACGGCGGCTGGCTGCTGTCGGGGCAGAAGGTGTGGAGTTCCCGCGCCACCTATGCCGACCGCGCGTTCGGGCTGTTCCGCAGCGACCAGGACAGCGAACGCCACCGTGGGCTCACCTACGTGATGTTCGACCTGCGGGCCGATGGGGTGCGGGTGCGCCCCATCCCGCAACTGGACGGTGAGCCCGGGTTCGCGGAGATCTTTCTGGACGAGGTGTTCGTGCCCGATGCCGACGTGATAGGCGAGCCGGGCGAGGGCTGGCGGGTCGCGATGACCACCGCGAACAACGAGCGCGGGCTGTCGCTGCGCTCCCCTGGCCGGTTCCTCGCCGCCGCGGACCGATTGGTGCGGCTGTGGCGGGAAACCCATGGTGACACCGAGACCGCGCTCGCGGCTCGGGTCGCCGACGCATGGATTCAGGCGCGGGCCTACCAGCTCTACACCTTCGGCACCGTGACGCGGCTGGCCGAAGGCGGCGAGCTGGGGCCGGAGTCGAGCGTGAACAAGCTGTTCTGGTCACACCTCGACGTGGGTCTGCACGAGACGGCGCTGGAACTGCTCGGCCCGGACGCCGAACTGAGCGGCAAGACCGGCTGGCCGGAGGGCTGGCTGTTCTCGCTGGCCGGCCCGATCTACGGCGGCACCGACCAGATCCAGCGCAACGTGGTGGCCGAGCGGCTGCTGGGACTTCCGAGGGGACAACGGTGA
- a CDS encoding acyl-CoA dehydrogenase family protein has product MRFALSDEQRQFAESIDQLLSASDPAKANRAWAQGQHEPGMRIWQALAELGVQALIVPQQWGGIEATPVDLVVAFERLGYHAVPGPWVDTVAALPALLPEDHPLAERFLPGVASGETLASLVLRPHVPYALDADVAQARLLLDGAALRRFSPGQVLSSMDGSRRLFEPVPGAENEADTGADTGAGTVTAETEAAFDMGVLATAAQLLGAGQWLLDASVTYAKQRKQYGREIGQYQAIKHLLADVATELELARPLVHAAAIALGGDTAARDVSAAKVACARAAHLAARTGLQVHGAIGYTAEHDLGLRLTKVRALVSAWGTQAVHRTRVLRGMPEHGRVG; this is encoded by the coding sequence GTGAGATTCGCGCTATCGGACGAGCAGCGCCAGTTCGCGGAAAGCATCGACCAGTTGCTGTCCGCTTCGGACCCGGCCAAGGCCAACCGGGCATGGGCACAGGGTCAACACGAGCCCGGGATGCGGATCTGGCAGGCGCTGGCTGAGCTGGGTGTGCAGGCGCTCATCGTCCCGCAGCAGTGGGGCGGGATCGAGGCGACGCCGGTGGACCTGGTCGTGGCTTTCGAGCGGCTCGGCTACCACGCCGTGCCGGGTCCGTGGGTGGACACCGTCGCGGCGCTGCCCGCGCTGCTGCCGGAGGACCATCCGCTGGCAGAGCGGTTCCTTCCTGGTGTGGCATCCGGCGAGACGCTGGCCTCTCTCGTGCTGCGACCCCACGTGCCGTACGCACTCGACGCCGACGTCGCGCAGGCTCGGCTGCTGCTGGACGGGGCGGCACTGCGGCGGTTCTCCCCTGGCCAGGTGCTGTCATCGATGGACGGCTCGAGGCGGCTGTTCGAGCCGGTCCCCGGAGCCGAGAACGAGGCCGACACCGGAGCCGACACCGGAGCCGGCACAGTCACGGCTGAAACGGAGGCCGCCTTCGACATGGGCGTGCTGGCGACGGCGGCGCAGTTGCTCGGCGCGGGCCAGTGGCTGCTGGACGCGTCAGTGACCTATGCCAAGCAGCGCAAGCAGTACGGCCGCGAGATCGGCCAGTACCAGGCGATCAAGCACCTGCTTGCCGACGTGGCCACGGAGCTGGAGCTGGCAAGGCCGCTGGTGCACGCCGCGGCGATTGCCCTGGGCGGCGACACCGCGGCCAGGGACGTGTCGGCCGCGAAGGTCGCGTGCGCGCGAGCGGCTCACCTCGCCGCCCGTACCGGATTGCAGGTGCACGGGGCGATCGGCTACACGGCCGAGCACGACCTGGGGTTGCGGCTGACGAAGGTGCGGGCCCTGGTGTCGGCGTGGGGAACCCAGGCCGTGCACCGCACCAGGGTGTTGCGCGGCATGCCGGAGCACGGGCGGGTGGGCTGA
- a CDS encoding MaoC family dehydratase, translating to MTSYSDMAVGDSLPALAIPLSRTLIVATAIASRDYQDVHHDPELARERGSKDIFMNILTTNGLVSRFVTDWAGPEATVRAIKIRLGAPNYPGETMTLTGEVTGKDAGSVEISVRGENSLGTHVKGTVSVFFAKEVTA from the coding sequence ATGACGAGCTACTCCGACATGGCGGTGGGCGACTCCCTGCCCGCACTGGCGATCCCCCTTTCGCGCACCCTGATCGTGGCCACCGCCATCGCGAGCAGGGATTACCAGGACGTGCACCACGACCCCGAACTGGCGCGGGAGCGTGGGTCGAAGGACATCTTCATGAACATCCTCACCACCAACGGTTTGGTCAGCCGGTTCGTCACCGACTGGGCTGGCCCCGAAGCGACCGTACGTGCCATCAAGATTCGCCTCGGCGCGCCTAACTATCCCGGCGAAACCATGACGCTCACCGGCGAGGTGACCGGCAAGGACGCGGGCTCGGTGGAGATCTCGGTGCGTGGCGAGAACAGTCTCGGCACGCACGTGAAAGGCACCGTCTCGGTGTTCTTCGCCAAGGAGGTGACAGCGTGA